One part of the Candidatus Methylomirabilota bacterium genome encodes these proteins:
- the rsmA gene encoding 16S rRNA (adenine(1518)-N(6)/adenine(1519)-N(6))-dimethyltransferase RsmA: MSPRRNARALAPRPARRAASGKTRALGQHFLLDETVSERMVALVQPTSRDLVVEIGPGQGALTGRLARAAGRLVALEVDHALASALRERFAGVSHVEIRDADARTFDYASMAGLKPEAGGRVIVAANLPYSVAKPILQALVDAGPVVDEMALMLQKEVAQRIEASPGGRTYGSLSVLTQVSCESHLVFTVPPGAFRPPPQVDSAVVHLRRRPEPLVPAAEGARFRMVVLAAFSQRRKNLANALAAGLGIAAERARSLCDSADVDPGRRAETLTIAEFARLARTHG, translated from the coding sequence GTGAGCCCGCGCCGCAACGCGCGCGCGCTGGCTCCCCGTCCCGCGCGCCGCGCGGCTTCCGGTAAGACGCGCGCGCTCGGCCAGCACTTTCTCCTCGACGAGACCGTGTCCGAGCGCATGGTCGCGCTCGTTCAGCCGACCTCGCGAGACCTGGTGGTCGAGATTGGGCCCGGTCAGGGAGCCCTGACAGGACGCCTGGCCAGAGCCGCGGGGAGACTGGTGGCCCTCGAGGTGGATCACGCGCTGGCCTCCGCGCTCCGTGAGCGTTTCGCGGGGGTCTCCCATGTCGAGATCCGCGACGCCGATGCCCGCACGTTCGACTACGCGAGTATGGCTGGGCTCAAGCCGGAGGCCGGCGGCCGCGTCATCGTGGCCGCCAATCTCCCTTACAGTGTGGCCAAGCCCATCCTCCAGGCCCTGGTCGACGCCGGACCGGTCGTGGACGAGATGGCCCTCATGCTCCAGAAGGAAGTGGCCCAGCGCATCGAGGCGTCGCCGGGCGGAAGGACCTACGGCAGCCTCTCCGTCTTGACCCAGGTGTCGTGCGAGTCGCATCTGGTCTTCACGGTGCCGCCCGGCGCCTTCAGGCCGCCGCCTCAGGTGGATTCCGCCGTGGTGCATCTGCGTCGCCGCCCCGAGCCTCTGGTGCCCGCGGCTGAGGGCGCGCGCTTTCGTATGGTCGTGCTGGCGGCCTTCAGCCAGCGCCGGAAGAACCTCGCCAATGCCCTGGCGGCGGGACTTGGGATCGCGGCCGAGCGCGCGCGCTCCCTCTGCGATTCGGCCGACGTGGATCCTGGCCGGCGGGCGGAAACCCTCACCATCGCGGAGTTTGCCAGGCTGGCGCGGACGCACGGCTGA